A portion of the Novosphingobium sp. KA1 genome contains these proteins:
- a CDS encoding RluA family pseudouridine synthase, which translates to MSRPENTDIVRQFTVGHDDEGVRLDRWFKRHLPQVGFAMVSRWARTGQIRVDGKRADVDTRLTAGQTLRVPPGGEQQPGVRAARPRRELTEEEIERADAMVLTQDRAAIVLNKPPGLATQGGSGMKEHVDGLLDAYADKGPRPRLVHRLDKDTSGVLLVARTPGSAAFFSKRFSGRSAKKIYWALVVGVPSINDGMIELPIGKQPGTGGEKMYVDEEGGQSARTRYRVLDRAGNRAAWVELHPLTGRTHQLRVHMAAIGHPIVGDGKYGGQEAFLSGTISRKMHLHARRLIIEHPDGAPLDVTAPLPEHFANSMESLGFDEADGAELPESAPEFTKDDEKRAAKAHAKQYRKERRGERRSRRDGASERPGSRGKPSGKSAAKPGGKPAGPRKATGKPGLGKTGPGKAGPGKPAGARKPSGPRKPSGPGGSRPSAPRGKR; encoded by the coding sequence ATGAGTCGCCCAGAGAATACCGATATCGTCCGCCAGTTCACCGTCGGCCACGACGACGAAGGCGTCCGCCTTGACCGCTGGTTCAAGCGCCACCTGCCGCAAGTCGGCTTCGCGATGGTCTCGCGCTGGGCGCGCACCGGCCAGATCCGCGTCGACGGCAAGCGCGCCGATGTCGACACCCGCCTCACCGCCGGGCAGACGCTGCGCGTGCCTCCCGGCGGCGAACAGCAGCCCGGCGTGCGCGCCGCCCGCCCGCGCCGCGAACTGACCGAGGAAGAGATCGAGCGCGCCGACGCCATGGTGCTCACGCAGGACCGCGCCGCCATCGTGCTCAACAAGCCCCCCGGCCTCGCCACCCAGGGCGGCTCGGGCATGAAGGAGCATGTCGACGGCCTGCTCGACGCTTACGCGGACAAGGGCCCGCGCCCGCGGCTTGTCCACCGCCTCGACAAGGACACCTCGGGCGTCCTGCTCGTCGCCCGCACGCCGGGCAGCGCCGCGTTCTTCTCCAAGCGCTTTTCCGGGCGCAGCGCCAAGAAGATCTACTGGGCGCTGGTGGTCGGCGTGCCCAGCATCAACGACGGCATGATCGAACTGCCGATCGGCAAGCAGCCGGGCACCGGCGGCGAGAAGATGTACGTGGACGAGGAAGGCGGCCAGTCGGCCCGCACCCGCTACCGCGTGCTCGACCGTGCGGGCAACCGCGCCGCATGGGTGGAACTGCACCCGCTGACCGGCCGCACCCACCAGCTGCGTGTCCACATGGCGGCGATCGGCCACCCGATCGTCGGTGACGGCAAGTACGGCGGCCAGGAAGCGTTCCTTTCCGGCACGATCAGCCGCAAGATGCACCTCCACGCCCGCCGCCTGATCATCGAGCATCCCGACGGCGCCCCGCTGGACGTGACCGCGCCGCTGCCCGAGCACTTCGCCAACTCGATGGAATCGCTCGGCTTCGACGAAGCCGACGGCGCCGAACTGCCCGAAAGCGCGCCGGAGTTCACCAAGGACGACGAAAAGCGCGCCGCCAAGGCCCACGCCAAGCAGTACCGCAAGGAACGCCGCGGCGAGCGTCGCTCGCGCCGCGACGGCGCCTCGGAACGCCCCGGCTCGCGCGGGAAGCCCAGCGGCAAGTCGGCGGCCAAGCCGGGCGGCAAACCCGCTGGTCCGCGCAAGGCGACCGGCAAGCCCGGCCTTGGTAAAACTGGCCCCGGTAAAGCTGGCCCCGGCAAGCCTGCCGGTGCCCGCAAGCCGTCCGGCCCGCGCAAGCCGTCCGGTCCAGGCGGTTCACGCCCCTCGGCGCCGCGAGGCAAGCGCTGA
- the crcB gene encoding fluoride efflux transporter CrcB → MPQPSFLLASGLVALGGAVGSWLRFSVGYAWTVLLGPARALAFPYGTLTVNIVGSLVMGLLAGWLGRMAPGGENLRLLVGVGVLGGFTTFSSFSLDTVALAQRGQPGLAVFYVAISLAAGLSALFLGLTIMRSAA, encoded by the coding sequence ATGCCCCAACCTTCCTTCCTCCTCGCCTCCGGCCTGGTGGCGCTGGGCGGCGCGGTCGGATCATGGCTGCGCTTCAGCGTCGGCTATGCCTGGACCGTCCTGCTCGGCCCCGCCCGCGCCCTGGCGTTCCCTTACGGAACCCTGACGGTGAACATCGTCGGCAGCCTTGTCATGGGCCTGCTCGCCGGCTGGCTCGGCCGCATGGCGCCCGGCGGGGAAAACCTGCGCCTGCTTGTCGGCGTGGGCGTGCTAGGGGGCTTCACCACGTTTTCGTCCTTCAGCCTCGATACGGTCGCGCTTGCCCAGCGCGGACAACCGGGGCTTGCCGTGTTTTACGTCGCGATTTCGCTGGCCGCCGGCCTTAGCGCGCTGTTCCTCGGCCTTACCATCATGAGGAGCGCCGCATGA